In Pontibacillus halophilus JSM 076056 = DSM 19796, the genomic stretch ACCATGGCAACTTGCACAATTCGCCTGAAATACTTCCTCAGCTCCAGTAGCACTGTACTCTTTGACTTCTTGCTCACTTTCCTCTGCGGGAGCAGCATCTTCATTTCCTCCTCCGCCACATGCGGATAGAAGTAACACTGCACCGAATAAGGATGCGAATAATTTCATTTTCACGTTGCATTTCCCTCCTGAAGACATAAAGTCATAAGGGTATTATAACCTAACTAATTTGTTTTAAAACCCTCACCCAATACCTCAGCAGCGTCCATAGCAATGACAAACGCTGATGGATCAATTTGTTTCACTGTTTGTGTCAATTTCGTGAATTCGCTTTGCTCGACGACGCACATGATAATCGGTCTCTCTTCATTCGTATACCCGCCCACTGCACGCAGGACTGTAACACCACGATCAATCTCCTGTAATACAGCTAATCTCACACTTTCCATTTCCTTTGATATAATCATGACATTCTTTGACCGATTAAATCCAACTTGAACAAAGTCAATCGTCCGACTAGTGACAAACAAGGCTACAAGTGCCAACAACCCTTTCTCAAGATCGATCGCAAGGGCAGCTGTCGTCACAATTAATCCATCAATCATTGCGATACATAATCCGAGAGAAAGGTGAGTAGTGCGATGAATAACTTGAGCGGCAACATCAACCCCTCCAGTTGACGCTCGTCCTTTAAAGACAATTCCTAATCCAAGGCCTACCCCCATTCCACCAAAGATAGCTGCCAACAGAGCATTTTCAGTAGCCGGTTCAATGGTTTGTGTTAGGTATACAAACAATGGCAATGCAATCGTACCCACTAAAGACTTTAGCCCAAATGATTTCCCTAAAAAGAATATTCCGATTAAGAACAGGGGAATATTTAAGGCACCTTGGACAAATGCTGGGTTCCAATCAAATAAAGACTTTGTAATCGTGCTAATTCCAGAAACACCGCCAGAAGCAATTTCATTCGGCAGTAAGAAAATATTAAACGCAGTGGCAACAAAGGCTGAACCGATGAGAACAAGCCCATAATCAGCAAGCTCTCTCCCAATCCCTTGTGTCGCATACGCAGATGTTCGTCCCATAATCGATCTCCCTCACTTCATAACACCCTATACCCCATTATTTGATAGGAGCCGAGTTTCTATCCTTATGTAACGTTAGGAGTATAGCACGGGGGCAACACCGTGTAAACGAGACTAAAATAACGTGTTAATGCACTAAAGACTTCTTATGATGATCTATTTAGATCGTAGTTCCCCATAAGGGAGAAGCATTAAAGTTAAGCTCTCATTTGTAACGCACTAAAGCTAAAGGCAGTTTCTAGTAGAAACTGCCTTTAGCTTATCCTATATAGGGTATAGTGAGTGGAATCAACAACGACGCCATCTTCCTATACATAACGTTCCTCTTATGAAAGTTTAGAGCGTAAATACGCATCAATAAACGGATCAAGCTCGCCATCCATGACTGCATTTACGTTCCCAACCTCTTTATTTGTTCGGTGATCTTTAACCATTGAGTATGGGTGGAACACATAAGAACGGATTTGGCTTCCCCAACCAATTTCTTTCTGTTCCCCACGAATCTCATCTAGCTCACGCTGCTGACGCTCAATCTCTTGTTGGTAAAGCTTCGACTTCAGCATCTTCATCGCTTGCTCACGGTTTTTGATCTGTGAGCGCTCAGATTGGCACGTTACAATCGTGTTTGTCGGAACGTGTGTAATTCGAACCGCTGAATCTGTCGTATTGACGTGCTGGCCACCTGCTCCACTTGCACGGTACGTGTCCACTTTCAAGTCTTCACTTCGCACTTCAATCTCTACTTCATCATTGAACTCTGGCATAACTTCACAAGAAGCAAAGGATGTGTGACGACGGCCTGAGGAATCAAACGGAGAAATTCGTACCAAACGGTGGATCCCTTTCTCTGCTTTTAGATAGCCATATGCATTATGCCCTTGGATGTTTAGGGTCACGCTTTTCACTCCAGCTTCATCACCGGGTAAATAATCCATCGTATTGACTTTGAATCCACGTTCCTCTGCCCATCTTGTGTACATACGCAGCAACATGCTTGCCCAGTCCTGAGACTCTGTGCCACCTGCTCCTGGGTGTAGCTCTAGGATGGCGTTATTCTTATCATATGGCTCATCTAGAAGGATGTTGATCTCAAACGTGTTAAGGTGCTCATTTAGTTGACCTACCTCTTCCTCGAGGTCTGCCCGTAGCTCTTTGTCGTCTTCTTCTTTCACAAGTTCCAAAGAAACTTCCAGATTCTCAAGTGTCTCTTCGTGTTTCTCTAATGTATGAACGTACTCTTTCAATCCGTTCACCTCATTAATTACACGTTGCGCAGTAGTCTGGTCATCCCAGAAAGAAGGGTCTGTCATTTGCTCTTCTAATTCTGCAATACGAGCTTTCTTGTTATCGAGGTCAAAGAGACCCCCTGAAGTCCGCTAGACGACTAGCCATTTTATCTAATTCTTGTTTAATCTCGTTAAGTTCCATGTGTCTTCACCTCTACACTAATTTCATATGAGAAAGACACCCTCAAATCAAGAGAATGCCTTTCTACACTTACTGCCCGTGGCAGTGTTTATATTTCTTACCACTTCCACATGGGCAAGGGTCATTTCGTTTTACTGTATTGTTATTTACGACTGGCTTTTTCTTTTTCTCTTTCTGGCTCTGTTCTTCACCGCCAGAAACAGCAGTCGCTCCTTTAGCTACTTCTTGACGTTGAAGGTTCTCACGAATTTGAGCTTTCATTACATACTTCGCAACATCTTCTTCAATGGAGATGACCATTTGTTCAAACATGGAGAACCCTTCCATTTGATATTCGCGAAGCGGGTCATTCTGTCCATAGGCACGAAGGTGAATCCCTTGACGAAGCTGGTCCATACGGTCGATGTGGTCCATCCATTTCGTATCTACAGTACGAAGTAGAATAACCTTCTCGAACTCACGCATTTGCTCATCAGACAGCTCTTCTTCCTTCTCGTCATAACGCGCCTTCACTTTCGTGAAGATAAGCTCTGTCATTTCCTCAGGTTCTTTACCAGCTAGGTCTTCTTTGCCTAAATCGTCTTCTTCAAGAAGATTTGCTTTCAGGTAATCCATTAACCCATCAAGATTCCAGTTCTCATCGAGTTCGTCTGCCGTATACGTAGCTACAGTTCGCTCAATTGTAGCCTTCATCATTGTTTCAATGATTTCTCGCAAATTCTCAGACTGAAGTACATCTTGACGCTGTTTGTAAATGACTTCACGCTGTTGGCGCAACACGTCGTCATAAGAAAGAATAGTCTTACGAGAGTCGAAGTTGTTACCTTCTACTCGCTTCTGTGCGGATTCTACTGCACGAGATACCATTTTACTCTCGATTGGCTGCGTATCGTCCATGCCAAGACGATCCATCATTGTACGCATGTTGTCAGAACCGAAACGTTTCATTAACTCATCTTCCATGGAAAGGTAGAACTGGGACATCCCAGGGTCACCCTGACGACCAGAACGTCCACGTAGCTGATTATCAATACGACGAGACTCATGACGTTCTGTCCCGATTACAGCTAGTCCACCTAAGTCTCTTACTCCGTCTCCTAGCTTGATATCCGTACCTCGTCCAGCCATATTGGTTGCAATGGTAACCGCACCAGGTTGACCAGCATTCTCAATGATTTCAGCCTCACGATAGTGGTTCTTTGCGTTTAACACGTTATGTGGTACTTTCGCTTTCGTCAAATAACGGGAAATTAATTCAGATGTCTCAACAGCTACTGTACCTACTAGGACAGGCTGCCCCTTTTCATGGCGCTCTTTAATTTCCTCCACAACCGCTCTAAACTTCGCATCAACGGATTTGTAAATCATGTCCGATTTGTCATCTCTGACAATCGGTTTATTCGTTGGAATTACAATAACGTTCATATTGTAAATATTACGGAATTCTTCTTCTTCAGTTTTAGCCGTTCCTGTCATACCTGACAATTTCTCGTACATACGGAAGTAGTTTTGGAACGTGATTGTAGCAAGCGTCATGCTTTCGTTCTGAATTTGAAGGCCTTCTTTCGCTTCGATTGCCTGGTGAAGTCCATCACTATAGCGACGTCCCTTCATCAAACGACCCGTAAATTGGTCAACAATCACAACCTCTTCTTCCTGAACGACATAATCTGTATCTTTCATCATAGCTACGTGAGCTTTTAATGCTTGATTGATATGATGGATTAACGAAACATTTGACAAGTCAAACAAGTTCTCAATGTTGAAGAATTTCTCTGCCTTGTTAATGCCCTCTTCCGTTAATTGAACGCCTTTCGTTTTCTCATCGTACGTATAATCCTCTTCAAGTTTCAAGACACGTACGAATTGGTCCGCTTGTTGATACATGTTAGCAGATTTACGAGCTGAACCTGAGATGATCAACGGGGTTCTTGCTTCATCAATTAACGCAGAGTCTACCTCATCAATGATGGCATAATGGAGCGGGCGCTGCACCATTTGCTCTTTATAAAGCACCATATTGTCACGAAGATAGTCAAAGCCGAACTCATTATTCGTTCCATACGTGATATCCGCTAGATAGGCTTCTTTCTTCTCTTCCTTAGATAGACCGTTAGCATTAAGACCAACTGTCAGACCAAGGTAATTGAATAAGACACCCATCTCTCTCGCATCACGTTCAGCCAAGTAATCATTTACTGTGATGACATGAACGCCTTTACCTGTTATTGCATTCAAGTAGGCTGGCATTGTGGAAGCTAGGGTTTTTCCTTCCCCAGTTTTCATCTCTGCAATATCGCCTTCATGAAGAGCTATGGCTCCTTGAATCTGAACGGGGAATGGACGCATACCTAGAGCACGCTTAGCCCCTTCACGAACGACTGCATATGCTTCAGGAAGCATGTCATCAAGGGACTCTCCCTTTTCATATCTTTGTTTGAATTCCATCGTTTTGTTTCGAAGATCTTCTTCAGAGAGCTTTTCAATCTCTGGTTCGAAGGCTTCTACTTGGTCAACGGTTTTCTGCATTCCTTTTAGTTGACGTGAATTTGCATCACCGAAAACTTTCTTTAACAATGCACGCATATATAAACGCTCCCCTATATAGTAAAATCGGTAGCTGATTCTATAATAATCCAAACATTATCATAACACTATTGTCATAGGTATGACAACTTTCCCAGCCATAGGAAAACGAAGCATCTCAAAGAGGGGAGATGCTTCGTTTCGAGGGAAACATGAGGGATGAAGAGGAAGTGTGAAGCGCTATTTCGAGGAGATGGAATAAGGGGTGCTTTGATGCTCTAAAACCGTCTGTCGATGGCGTAAATCGAACAGATGTCGGTTCGTCGATGCTACCATTTGAATGAGCTGACTTAGCGTCTCTTCTTGTTGGCGAACAAGACATTTTAGCTCTTGCAACTCTGAACATAAGTTCGTAGACATAATCCTCCTCCTTCAGTGCTTTAGTTATACCATTTTGGAAACATGTTGAAAAATGTTGATATTTGAAAAATGAGTGCGTAATGACGACGTATATTATAGATTTCCTAACCAAAAGTATAAAAATAGTGAACAATAGACCAATAATCGTACAAATATAAAAAGGGCCTCCATTATTGGAGACCCTTCTAATTTCTACAACCTAATTAATTCGGCTCGATTAGTCCGTATTTACCATCGCGTCTACGATATACGACGCTTGTGCTACCTGTATCAACATTATTGAAGACGAAGAAGCTATGTCCAAGCATGTCCATTTGTAATACAGCCTCTTCGGAATCCATTGGTTTCAAATCAAAGCGCTTATTGCGCACAATTTCAACTGCTTCATCATCGTAAACACCTACAGCGGATTTCTGTGCCTCCTGCTCAAGTTCTGCGAACACATATTTCGGAGACGTACCCTCCTGACGGAACTTACGATTTACTTTGGTTTTGTGTTTTCGGATTTGACGTTCCAGCTTATCTACCACAAGGTCAATAGCCGCATATAGGTCCACATGCTGTTCCTCAGCACGTAATAGTAAGTTAGGCATTGGAATGGTAACCTCAATTTGCTGCTCGTCATTATAGACACTCAAATTAACATGTACATCAGATGCTGGATCTTGATCAAAGTAACGTGTTAGTTTGCCAATCTTCTTCTCCACGTAATCTTTAATAGCTCCAGTCACTTCGATATTTTCGCCTCGAATGTTGTATTTCATATGAAGTGTCCTCCTTTTAATCCTACTGTACCCCTATTCTAACACAGATTTCTGAAAATTGTTTACTTTTCGTTAAATAGTTAAAGATCTCGTTAAAATAGGTAGATAGGATGGTTTGGTAAGATGATTTCCTCTTATAACAGGGATTTAAACCCCTTCTATAACTTTGTAATACTACTGAAATCATCTTGTATTCTTACTATACCCTGAATTCACACCACATTTGGAAGTAATTGTGAAGATTACGTGAATAATTTCACATAAGCACATAAAAAAGAGTGGCGAGTTAAAAGAGCGTACGCCACGTACTTGGACCAACGATTCCATCAGCCGTTAATCCCTTTCGTCTTTGGTAAGCTTTCACAGCTGCAGCTGTTGAAGGTCCATAAATTCCATCAACGGGCTTTGCCCCTACTGCTCTCTGTATCGCTTTTATGCTACTTTGCCCCATTTGATCTCTCATATATGGTGTAGTTACTCTAAATAACTTGTTCGGATACCTAATAATAGACGTTTGATTTTTTCTTTGTGCGATAACTTGATCCAATTTTCTTTCTGTATTTGGGCCATATATCCCGTCTACTTGAAGACCGTGTGTTCGTTGGAAGGATTCTACAACTTGTTCCGTTGACGGCCCAAAGTTTCCATCAACCGTTATGCGATAACCTGCCATCTTGAACTTCTGTTGCATTTCCTTTACATCATCGCCTTTCTCTCCTCTTTCCAGTAACCCATCGCGTTTGCTTTCAAGAGCAAGATTCAGTATCTCCCGAGTATTGGGCCCCACTATACCGTCGACGGTTAATCCTTTGTCTTGTTGAAATTCTTTAACAGCCTCCTCTGTGTTGGGTCCGAAATCACCATCTACCTGCAAGCGATATCCAAGCTCGTTTAAATCTTTTTGGAGAATTTCGACCAACTCGCCTTCTGCTCCTCTTTGCAACAAGTCTGAGTTCATTTCTGACAGCATACTTGTAAGTGCTTCCCGTGTATTTCGACCGACAATTCCATCTACCTTTAATCCTTGACTCTGCTGGAAGTCACGGACGGCACGCTCCGTATCGGGACCAAAATCGCCATCAACAGTTAAGTTATAGCCAAGTTTGTTCAACTGTTGTTGTAACGTTTCCACGAACGTTCCACTATCTCCTCGTTGCAACAAATCAGACCTCCCCACATCTCCCGACATAGGTGGTCGCTTCCCATTCAGAAGATCTCGAATCGATAATCCGAATGTGTATTCAAAGTGTGGGAAATCACGAAAGCTTACCCAATCGCCTCCCCATTTAAACCCTAATTTCTTAGCTTCAATAACCACTTCATCCCAGTCACTTAGCCCATCCCCATCACCGTCTATCCTCGTATCCCAGACGACTTTACGACCATCTTTCGTATAGAGAGCAAAGTCTATGGCTAATCCATAATTATGGTAGCTCTGTCCTGGACGAGCATTGGTCACGATGGAGCCTGGTGTTGTTCGACCTTGATTGTACAGTCTTTGCTGTTCTGCGAAACTACGATATCCATCCGTTATTAAGATTTGGACACCCCGGTTATAGGCATTTTCAATCAACTGGGTGGCCTTTCCCTTTACAACTGGGTGTAACCCATTTAAACCTCGTGAATTCTTAGACAGCACTTCTTCTAACGTAAACATAGAAAGCCCCCTGACTTTTGATATAGATGAAGGTAACTCTATATAGTACGTAGGACATAGATGCTTTGACTGCACGAATAACCAAAAAAAAGAAGTCGATGGTTTCCATCAACTTCTTTTACTCTTCTTCTGTATTTAGGTTAATCGTAACCGTTTGCTGATGAGTCTTTTCAGAAGGTACGACCACATCTGCTTTAATTAAAACAGGTGTTAGCGCTACAAGACTCACAATAATCACAAGAAAAAACCCAACTACAAATCTCGTGAACTGATGTTTCATGCTTAAAGTCTTCCTTTCTATCACATACATTTTACAGAAAATTTCGAGCGATGCAATACTTTTTATCTATATGTAACGGATTTCGTTTATTTATCGGTTTTGAATGATATGGAAACGCCTTTAATTGGAATGTTATAAGGGGGCTAATCAGGAAAGATATAGGATCAGACACAATGCTACACGGGTGAATGGAACTTAATTTATTTCTTCAGCCTTCATGAAAAGAAGTCTAACCAGCTTGGTTAGACTTCTAATGGGACGTCTGTCTGTTGGGGAGTTAGCCAGTAGGAATACCAACCACCCTCTCTCACAATTGGTTGAAACTTTGAAATGGTTAACCCAACTTCATGAGCCATTTCTTGTATCCCTTCTACAGTAGGAAGAGGATGCAAGTTTGAGTGGGCAGTAAAGAACCCATTAAATACTTTCGGGAACGCCATGGATTGGTCTATGTCATTGATTGGAGTAATCACGGATATCTTCCCGTCTTTCGAGATCCATTTAGATATATGACGTAACAATTGTTGCCTGGAAGTTAAGTCTAGATAATGAAAGATGTTATGAATTAAGACTAGGTCCACTTCTCCGGTAGATGGATGCCAAGTGGATGCATCGCCTACTTCAAACTGAATATTCGAGTACTCTTTCGACAATTGTCTAGCATAGGCAACAACATCCTCGTTTAAATCTACCCCTACCATGTCTACAGTTGGGAACGTTTCTGTGAGCTTTCTTAAATATCCTCCATATCCGCATCCTAA encodes the following:
- a CDS encoding YitT family protein; the encoded protein is MGRTSAYATQGIGRELADYGLVLIGSAFVATAFNIFLLPNEIASGGVSGISTITKSLFDWNPAFVQGALNIPLFLIGIFFLGKSFGLKSLVGTIALPLFVYLTQTIEPATENALLAAIFGGMGVGLGLGIVFKGRASTGGVDVAAQVIHRTTHLSLGLCIAMIDGLIVTTAALAIDLEKGLLALVALFVTSRTIDFVQVGFNRSKNVMIISKEMESVRLAVLQEIDRGVTVLRAVGGYTNEERPIIMCVVEQSEFTKLTQTVKQIDPSAFVIAMDAAEVLGEGFKTN
- a CDS encoding peptidoglycan-binding protein, with protein sequence MFTLEEVLSKNSRGLNGLHPVVKGKATQLIENAYNRGVQILITDGYRSFAEQQRLYNQGRTTPGSIVTNARPGQSYHNYGLAIDFALYTKDGRKVVWDTRIDGDGDGLSDWDEVVIEAKKLGFKWGGDWVSFRDFPHFEYTFGLSIRDLLNGKRPPMSGDVGRSDLLQRGDSGTFVETLQQQLNKLGYNLTVDGDFGPDTERAVRDFQQSQGLKVDGIVGRNTREALTSMLSEMNSDLLQRGAEGELVEILQKDLNELGYRLQVDGDFGPNTEEAVKEFQQDKGLTVDGIVGPNTREILNLALESKRDGLLERGEKGDDVKEMQQKFKMAGYRITVDGNFGPSTEQVVESFQRTHGLQVDGIYGPNTERKLDQVIAQRKNQTSIIRYPNKLFRVTTPYMRDQMGQSSIKAIQRAVGAKPVDGIYGPSTAAAVKAYQRRKGLTADGIVGPSTWRTLF
- the cccB gene encoding cytochrome c551 translates to MKLFASLFGAVLLLSACGGGGNEDAAPAEESEQEVKEYSATGAEEVFQANCASCHGQQLGGGSGPGLTQVGTKYSEEEILSIIQNGKGIMPPKVIEGQEAEHVAKWLSTME
- a CDS encoding class I SAM-dependent methyltransferase gives rise to the protein MKEWQKALKARGWMKKNESFLSTWHAYVGNELNLFRMFEKPKTVREVVDETGLSEELLDCWVQIGAVVHHLRKRTGNRYRTSKKNCGEFLSSEGAGIGALLKEVMELHIPTLLSYPTYMTSNERAVFNHDRFGSVVAETSSLLENFAIKRIKRIVQEENTQTVVDLGCGYGGYLRKLTETFPTVDMVGVDLNEDVVAYARQLSKEYSNIQFEVGDASTWHPSTGEVDLVLIHNIFHYLDLTSRQQLLRHISKWISKDGKISVITPINDIDQSMAFPKVFNGFFTAHSNLHPLPTVEGIQEMAHEVGLTISKFQPIVREGGWYSYWLTPQQTDVPLEV
- the hpf gene encoding ribosome hibernation-promoting factor, HPF/YfiA family; the encoded protein is MKYNIRGENIEVTGAIKDYVEKKIGKLTRYFDQDPASDVHVNLSVYNDEQQIEVTIPMPNLLLRAEEQHVDLYAAIDLVVDKLERQIRKHKTKVNRKFRQEGTSPKYVFAELEQEAQKSAVGVYDDEAVEIVRNKRFDLKPMDSEEAVLQMDMLGHSFFVFNNVDTGSTSVVYRRRDGKYGLIEPN
- the secA gene encoding preprotein translocase subunit SecA, with translation MRALLKKVFGDANSRQLKGMQKTVDQVEAFEPEIEKLSEEDLRNKTMEFKQRYEKGESLDDMLPEAYAVVREGAKRALGMRPFPVQIQGAIALHEGDIAEMKTGEGKTLASTMPAYLNAITGKGVHVITVNDYLAERDAREMGVLFNYLGLTVGLNANGLSKEEKKEAYLADITYGTNNEFGFDYLRDNMVLYKEQMVQRPLHYAIIDEVDSALIDEARTPLIISGSARKSANMYQQADQFVRVLKLEEDYTYDEKTKGVQLTEEGINKAEKFFNIENLFDLSNVSLIHHINQALKAHVAMMKDTDYVVQEEEVVIVDQFTGRLMKGRRYSDGLHQAIEAKEGLQIQNESMTLATITFQNYFRMYEKLSGMTGTAKTEEEEFRNIYNMNVIVIPTNKPIVRDDKSDMIYKSVDAKFRAVVEEIKERHEKGQPVLVGTVAVETSELISRYLTKAKVPHNVLNAKNHYREAEIIENAGQPGAVTIATNMAGRGTDIKLGDGVRDLGGLAVIGTERHESRRIDNQLRGRSGRQGDPGMSQFYLSMEDELMKRFGSDNMRTMMDRLGMDDTQPIESKMVSRAVESAQKRVEGNNFDSRKTILSYDDVLRQQREVIYKQRQDVLQSENLREIIETMMKATIERTVATYTADELDENWNLDGLMDYLKANLLEEDDLGKEDLAGKEPEEMTELIFTKVKARYDEKEEELSDEQMREFEKVILLRTVDTKWMDHIDRMDQLRQGIHLRAYGQNDPLREYQMEGFSMFEQMVISIEEDVAKYVMKAQIRENLQRQEVAKGATAVSGGEEQSQKEKKKKPVVNNNTVKRNDPCPCGSGKKYKHCHGQ
- the prfB gene encoding peptide chain release factor 2 (programmed frameshift); protein product: MELNEIKQELDKMASRLADFRGSLDLDNKKARIAELEEQMTDPSFWDDQTTAQRVINEVNGLKEYVHTLEKHEETLENLEVSLELVKEEDDKELRADLEEEVGQLNEHLNTFEINILLDEPYDKNNAILELHPGAGGTESQDWASMLLRMYTRWAEERGFKVNTMDYLPGDEAGVKSVTLNIQGHNAYGYLKAEKGIHRLVRISPFDSSGRRHTSFASCEVMPEFNDEVEIEVRSEDLKVDTYRASGAGGQHVNTTDSAVRITHVPTNTIVTCQSERSQIKNREQAMKMLKSKLYQQEIERQQRELDEIRGEQKEIGWGSQIRSYVFHPYSMVKDHRTNKEVGNVNAVMDGELDPFIDAYLRSKLS